One part of the Malus sylvestris chromosome 2, drMalSylv7.2, whole genome shotgun sequence genome encodes these proteins:
- the LOC126609163 gene encoding uncharacterized protein LOC126609163 isoform X1, with translation MEISPGKTWGSMVREVKSPRPSTVQPKKSNPRPRLVTVAGAKALTEVKTGSGSLMVRMGREGREKLHRRWMGLCFDDCNRMRVKGLNGDWWQIAIAGRRGQLRECRGRWVSGFVWFLFIYLFILIG, from the exons ATGGAGATCTCGCCCGGCAAGACCTGGGGGTCGATGGTGAGGGAGGTGAAGTCGCCGAGGCCGTCGACGGTGCAGCCCAAGAAGTCGAATCCAAGGCCTAGATTGGTGACAGTTGCTGGGGCGAAGGCCTTGACGGAGGTGAAGACGGGTTCGGGCTCACTGATGGTGAGGATGGGTCGAGAGGGGAGGGAGAAATTGCATCGGAGGTGGATGGGGTTGTGCTTCGATGATTGTAATAGGATGAGGGTGAAGGGCTTGAATGGAGATTGGTGGCAAATTGCCATTGCTGGGCGGAGGGGGCAGCTGAGGGAGTGTAGGGGAAGatgggtttctgggtttgtttggtttttatttatttatttatttattttaatagg ATAA
- the LOC126609163 gene encoding uncharacterized protein LOC126609163 isoform X2, with product MEISPGKTWGSMVREVKSPRPSTVQPKKSNPRPRLVTVAGAKALTEVKTGSGSLMVRMGREGREKLHRRWMGLCFDDCNRMRVKGLNGDWWQIAIAGRRGQLRECRGRWVSG from the exons ATGGAGATCTCGCCCGGCAAGACCTGGGGGTCGATGGTGAGGGAGGTGAAGTCGCCGAGGCCGTCGACGGTGCAGCCCAAGAAGTCGAATCCAAGGCCTAGATTGGTGACAGTTGCTGGGGCGAAGGCCTTGACGGAGGTGAAGACGGGTTCGGGCTCACTGATGGTGAGGATGGGTCGAGAGGGGAGGGAGAAATTGCATCGGAGGTGGATGGGGTTGTGCTTCGATGATTGTAATAGGATGAGGGTGAAGGGCTTGAATGGAGATTGGTGGCAAATTGCCATTGCTGGGCGGAGGGGGCAGCTGAGGGAGTGTAGGGGAAGatgggtttctgg ATAA
- the LOC126609181 gene encoding 54S ribosomal protein L19, mitochondrial-like — protein sequence MATLKEILTRRPVTATIRLTVPAGAARPVAPVGPALGQYRLNLMAFCKDFNARTQKYKPDTPMAVIITAFKDNTFEFTVRSPSVTWYLKKAAGIESGSSRPGHAVASTLSVRHVYEIAKMKQSDPYCQYMPLESICKSVIGTANSMGMKVVKELE from the coding sequence ATGGCAACCCTGAAGGAAATCCTAACCCGACGACCCGTGACGGCGACGATCCGCCTCACGGTCCCGGCGGGAGCAGCCCGACCCGTAGCTCCGGTGGGTCCCGCTCTGGGTCAATACAGGCTCAACCTGATGGCCTTCTGCAAGGACTTCAACGCCCGGACCCAAAAGTACAAACCCGACACGCCCATGGCGGTGATCATCACCGCCTTCAAAGACAACACCTTCGAGTTCACGGTGAGGTCGCCGTCCGTCACATGGTACCTGAAGAAGGCCGCCGGGATCGAGTCCGGCAGCAGCCGTCCCGGACACGCGGTGGCGTCGACGCTGTCGGTGAGGCACGTGTACGAGATCGCGAAGATGAAGCAGTCCGACCCGTATTGCCAGTACATGCCATTGGAGTCCATTTGTAAGTCGGTTATCGGTACCGCTAATTCTATGGGAATGAAGGTTGTTAAGGAATTGGAATGA
- the LOC126609154 gene encoding probable protein phosphatase 2C 47, protein MASGTADISPQVTGLDGGCLKGGGMPIMEDQNVDALGNSNHIPTGKPPRNLSVMRNCTSYALLTESDSDVGSVGLKSPASETAEFVFVFRSGSCSEKGPKQYMEDEYICVDNLSDRIGEIENLPSPGAFYGVFDGHNGVDAASFIKSNILKFIVEDSHFPSVVRKAVRRAFVKADHAFADASSVDKSSGTTALTALILGRTMLIANAGDCRAVLGKRGRAIELSKDHKPNCTSERLRIEKLGGVIYDGYLNGQLSVARALGDWHIKGSKGSTCPLSSEPELEEIVLTEEDEFLIIGCDGLWDVMSSQCAVTMVRKELMQHNDPERCSKVLVKEALQRNTCDNLTVVVVCFSEDPPPKTEIPKSHKRRSISAEGLDLLQGVLSNI, encoded by the exons ATGGCTTCAGGAACTGCAGATATATCGCCACAGGTGACCGGATTGGATGGTGGGTGCTTAAAAGGAGGTGGAATGCCGATCATGGAAGATCAAAACGTCGACGCTTTGGGCAATTCGAACCACATTCCTACTGGAAAGCCTCCGAGAAACCTCTCGGTTATGCGAAATTGCACTAGCTATGCATTGTTGACCGAATCA GATTCAGATGTTGGAAGTGTGGGATTAAAGTCGCCGGCAAGTGAGACAGCCGAGTTCGTATTTGTATTCCGTTCAGGAAGCTGCTCTGAGAAAGGACCTAAACAGTACATGGAGGATGAGTATATTTGCGTAGATAATCTTAGTGATCGTATTGGTGAAATCGAAAACTTGCCTTCCCCTGGGGCATTTTATGGG GTCTTTGACGGACATAATGGTGTTGATGCAGCATCATTCATCAAAAGCAACATCCTTAAGTTCATCGTTGAAGATTCTCACTTTCCATCTGTCGTTAGAAAGGCAGTTAGAAGGGCTTTTGTGAAGGCTGATCATGCTTTTGCAGATGCTAGCTCTGTCGATAAGTCCTCCGGTACCACTGCCCTAACTGCCCTGATCTTAGGAAG GACCATGCTAATCGCTAATGCTGGGGACTGTCGAGCTGTGTTGGGGAAGCGGGGAAGGGCAATTGAGCTATCTAAAGATCACAAACCTAACTGCACCTCTGAAAGATTAAGAATTGAAAAGCTGGGTGGTGTCATCTATGATGGCTACCTCAATGGCCAACTATCCGTGGCGCGTGCTCTTGGAGACTGGCATATCAAGGGCTCGAAAGGTTCAACTTGCCCCTTGAGCTCCGAGCCAGAGCTGGAGGAAATTGTCCTAACAGAAGAAGACGAGTTCTTGATAATTGGCTGTGATGGCTTATGGGATGTGATGAGCAGCCAGTGTGCAGTTACAATGGTGAGGAAGGAGCTCATGCAGCACAATGATCCCGAGAGATGTTCAAAAGTGCTTGTCAAGGAGGCACTCCAACGAAACACCTGCGATAACCTCACTGTTGTCGTGGTCTGTTTCTCCGAAGATCCACCTCCTAAAACCGAAATTCCCAAATCTCACAAGAGGAGAAGCATTTCAGCTGAAGGGTTGGACCTTCTCCAGGGTGTCTTAAGCAACATTTGA
- the LOC126609174 gene encoding amino acid transporter AVT3B-like, with product MVVFDKEAGSSTNTLPPFPREDTPLLSKPSKLSSQPKTFANVFIAIVGSGVLGLPYTFKKTGWVFGSLMLFSVAFLTYHCMMLLIHTRRKLESLHGGGLSKIASFGDLGFAVCGPVGRFSVDVMIVLAQAGFCVSYLIFISNTLAFVFNYSGPDRILGLTPKSIYLWGCFPFQLGLNSIPTLTHLAPLSIFADVVDLGAMGVVMVEDVMIFLQNKPALQAFGGFSVFFYGLGVAVYAFEGIGMILPLESEAKIKENFGKVLALSMAFIALIYGSFGILGYFAFGEETKDIITTNFGQGVVSTLVQLGLCINLFFTLPLMMNPVFEVVERRFCGSTYSLWLRWLTVFGVSLVALLVPNFADFLSLVGSSVCVALGFVLPALFHLMVFRDELSWFGSVLDGCIVVLGVVIGVSGTWSSVAEIIAPKARFG from the coding sequence ATGGTGGTGTTTGACAAAGAAGCCGGCTCCTCCACCAACACCCTCCCGCCCTTCCCCCGGGAAGATACTCCTCTCCTCTCCAAACCCAGCAAGCTCTCCTCCCAACCCAAGACCTTCGCCAACGTCTTCATCGCCATCGTCGGCTCCGGCGTGCTGGGTCTACCCTACACCTTCAAGAAAACCGGCTGGGTCTTCGGCTCCCTCATGCTCTTCTCCGTCGCCTTCCTCACCTACCACTGTATGATGCTCCTAATCCACACCCGCCGCAAGCTCGAATCCCTCCACGGCGGCGGCCTCTCAAAGATCGCGTCTTTCGGCGACCTGGGCTTCGCCGTCTGCGGCCCAGTCGGCCGGTTCTCCGTCGACGTCATGATCGTCCTCGCCCAGGCCGGGTTCTGCGTCAGCTACCTAATCTTCATATCAAACACTTTAGCCTTTGTTTTCAATTACTCCGGCCCGGACCGGATTCTTGGTCTGACCCCCAAATCAATCTACCTCTGGGGATGTTTCCCATTCCAGCTGGGTCTGAATTCGATTCCAACCCTGACCCATCTCGCCCCTCTGAGCATTTTCGCTGACGTCGTCGACCTCGGCGCCATGGGAGTTGTAATGGTGGAAGACGTCATGATCTTCCTCCAAAACAAACCCGCTCTGCAGGCGTTCGGCGGCTTCTCCGTCTTCTTCTACGGCCTCGGCGTGGCGGTTTATGCCTTCGAGGGGATCGGAATGATCCTCCCCCTTGAATCCGAAGCCAAAATCAAAGAAAACTTCGGGAAAGTCCTGGCCTTGAGCATGGCATTCATAGCTCTGATCTACGGATCATTCGGAATTCTGGGTTACTTCGCATTCGGGGAAGAAACCAAAGACATAATCACAACCAATTTCGGGCAGGGCGTTGTGAGCACACTGGTGCAGCTGGGTCTGTGCATAAACCTGTTCTTCACTCTCCCGTTGATGATGAACCCGGTTTTCGAGGTCGTGGAGCGGCGGTTCTGCGGCTCCACCTACTCCCTGTGGCTGCGGTGGCTGACGGTTTTTGGGGTGAGCCTGGTGGCGCTGCTGGTGCCGAATTTCGCAGATTTCTTGTCGCTGGTGGGGAGCAGTGTGTGTGTGGCGCTGGGGTTTGTGCTGCCTGCTCTGTTTCATCTGATGGTGTTTAGGGATGAGCTGAGTTGGTTTGGGAGTGTTTTGGATGGGTGCATTGTGGTATTGGGTGTGGTGATTGGGGTGTCTGGGACTTGGTCCTCAGTGGCGGAGATTATTGCACCCAAAGCTCGATTTGGTTGA
- the LOC126609190 gene encoding uncharacterized protein LOC126609190: MSCSSSSGSEEDDEGIDSYRKGGYHAVRVGDQFNGGRYVAQRKLGWGQFSTVWLAYDTTTSMYVALKIQKSAAQFAQAALHEIELLSSIAEGDPMHSKCVVRLIDHFKHAGPNGQHQCMVLEFLGDSLLRLIKYNRYKGLKLNKVREICKYILIGLDYLHRELGIIHTDLKPENILLCNTIDPAKDPVRAGLTPILERPEGNLKGGATMTLVEKKLKRRARKAVAKISLRRESMGVIELPKSERNLDGIDVKCKVVDFGNGCWANKQIAEEIQTRQYRAPEVILRSGYSYSVDMWSFACTAFELATGDMLFAPKVGQGFSEDEDHLALMMELLGKMPRKVAIGGARSKDFFDRHGDLKRIRRLKFWPLDKILIDRYKFSETDAREFAEFLCPIFDFAPEKRPTTQQCLQHPWINGSTSNQSEMKNKSKVEKVNVGMSNHQIKVGK, translated from the exons ATGTCGTGCTCATCTTCATCTGGGTCGGAGGAGGACGATGAGGGCATCGACTCCTACAGGAAAGGAGGCTACCACGCCGTCAGGGTCGGCGATCAGTTCAACGGCGGCCGCTACGTGGCTCAGAGGAAGCTCGGTTGGGGTCAGTTCTCCACCGTCTGGCTCGCTTACGACACCACCACCTCT ATGTACGTTGCTCTTAAGATTCAGAAAAGTGCAGCACAGTTTGCTCAAGCCGCTCTTCATGAGATTGAACTTCTTTCTAGTATTGCGGAAGGCGACCCCATGCATTCCAAGTGTGTTGTGCGACTGATTGACCATTTTAAGCACGCAGGCCCGAACGGGCAGCATCAATGCATGGTCCTTGAGTTTCTTGGCGATAGCTTACTTCGGCTGATCAAGTATAACCGTTACAAAGGCCTTAAGTTGAATAAAGTTAGGGAGATCTGCAAATACATACTGATAGGTCTCGACTATTTGCATAGAGAACTTGGTATAATCCACACTGACCTCAAACCCGAAAACATTCTTCTCTGTAACACCATTGATCCTGCCAAAGATCCAGTCAGGGCTGGCCTCACACCAATTCTGGAAAGGCCTGAAGGGAACCTGAAGGGTGGAGCCACCATGACTCTTGTTGAGAAAAAGTTGAAAAGGAGGGCAAGGAAGGCAGTTGCTAAGATTTCGTTGAGAAGAGAATCTATGGGAGTTATTGAACTTCCCAAGTCCGAAAGAAACCTGGATGGGATTGATGTAAAGTGCAAGGTTGTTGATTTCGGAAATGGATGTTGGGCCAACAAGCAAATTGCAGAAGAGATTCAAACAAGGCAGTATAGAGCTCCTGAAGTTATCCTTCGATCTGGTTATTCTTACTCAGTTGATATGTGGTCATTTGCCTGCACTGCCTTCGAGCTTGCAACTGGCGACATGTTGTTTGCTCCAAAGGTGGGACAGGGCTTTAGTGAGGATGAG GACCACCTTGCATTGATGATGGAACTCCTTGGGAAGATGCCTCGAAAG GTAGCAATTGGCGGAGCTCGTTCCAAGGACTTCTTTGATCGACATGGTGATCTAAAGAGAATCCGCAGGCTGAAGTTTTGGCCACTCGATAAAATACTGATTGATAGGTACAAATTTTCAGAGACTGATGCTCGGGAGTTTGCAGAGTTTCTTTGCCCCATTTTCGACTTTGCACCAGAGAAGCGGCCAACAACTCAGCAGTGCCTCCAACACCCGTGGATCAATGGCAGTACTTCGAACCAGAGCGAGATGAAAAATAAATCTAAAGTGGAAAAGGTGAATGTTGGGATGAGCAACCATCAGATCAAGGTTGGCAAGTGA